A stretch of the Fusarium musae strain F31 chromosome 2, whole genome shotgun sequence genome encodes the following:
- a CDS encoding hypothetical protein (EggNog:ENOG41): protein MPTINNNPENYALFRDCLSTTLLRPAPSAPDPPKRRRRGKNTRAPLVASTPAPDPDPDPELEKDGDELAEFVDYLATEIFDNLPEELQDLEYRTWREDEALQEQYSLPLTKDSLLLLNLPPSVIETLTTYNLISADPYVDSHLPSSPESFLLPILTSYITPLIEPPPATRSTRADACELCARSWVPLSYHHLIPRFVHEKAVKRGWHRKEDLQNVAWLCGACHRFVHHFKTHEELARDYYTVDLLLDEEEVQRWAHWVGRLRWKGR from the coding sequence ATGCcgaccatcaacaacaaccctgAAAACTACGCCCTCTTTCGAGATTGTCTGTCCACCACTCTCCTTCGGCCCGCCCCTTCGGCCCCTGACCCGCCCAAGCGTCGTCGGCGTGGTAAGAACACCCGGGCTCCGCTCGTTGCATCCACCCCGGCCCCGGACCCGGACCCGGACCCGGAGCTGGAgaaagatggcgatgaactTGCTGAATTTGTCGATTATCTCGCTACTGAGATCTTTGATAACCTTCCAGAGGAGCTGCAAGATCTCGAGTACCGGACATGGCGAGAGGACGAAGCGTTGCAGGAGCAGTACTCTCTCCCACTCACGAAAGACAGCCTTTTGTTGTTAAACCTGCCACCATCTGTTATCGAGACCCTCACAACTTACAACCTTATCTCTGCCGATCCCTATGTTGATTCACATCTTCCGTCCTCCCCAGAGTCATTCCTCCTTCCCATTCTCACCTCGTACATAACTCCTCTCATCGAGCCACCTCCCGCTACACGTTCAACTCGTGCTGACGCGTGTGAGCTATGTGCCCGATCCTGGGTCCCTCTGTCCTACCATCACCTCATCCCACGGTTCGTCCATGAAAAGGCCGTTAAGCGAGGATGGCACCGTAAAGAAGATCTGCAGAACGTGGCGTGGCTGTGTGGTGCCTGTCATCGCTTTGTTCATCACTTCAAAACGCACGAGGAGCTGGCACGGGACTACTACACTGTTGACCTGTtgttggatgaggaggaggttcaAAGATG